From the Desulfovibrio sp. JY genome, one window contains:
- a CDS encoding type 1 glutamine amidotransferase — protein sequence MNAKKALIISADNFEDTELLYPLYRLQEAGFHVDLAAPEAGEITGKHGYTVKANLGVDAVESAGSCGYSLLVLPGGKAPAALRKIPKVIDIATDFASSGIPIAAICHGPQILVTARLLRGRHATCYKTVADELKEAGALYEDKSVVVDGPLVTSREPGDLPDFMREVMRKVG from the coding sequence ATGAACGCCAAAAAAGCCCTCATCATATCGGCCGACAATTTCGAAGACACCGAACTGCTCTACCCGCTCTACCGTCTCCAGGAAGCCGGCTTCCACGTCGATCTGGCCGCGCCTGAGGCCGGTGAAATCACCGGCAAGCACGGCTACACGGTCAAAGCCAACCTCGGCGTCGACGCCGTGGAATCGGCCGGTTCGTGCGGCTACAGCCTGCTCGTGCTGCCCGGCGGCAAAGCCCCGGCCGCCCTGCGCAAGATCCCCAAGGTCATCGATATCGCCACCGACTTCGCCTCCTCCGGCATCCCCATCGCCGCCATCTGCCACGGCCCGCAAATCCTGGTCACCGCCCGGCTGTTGCGCGGCCGCCACGCCACCTGCTACAAGACCGTCGCCGATGAACTCAAGGAAGCCGGCGCGCTCTATGAAGACAAGTCCGTGGTGGTCGACGGCCCCCTCGTCACCTCCCGCGAACCCGGCGACCTGCCCGACTTCATGCGCGAAGTCATGCGCAAGGTTGGATAG
- a CDS encoding lactate utilization protein encodes MPTSLSLVDRMQEKAVLAAAVVSKVASMDEAIAYVADVCANKEACQILASGCAEPLSDTAEELCRTKQQKIVCAPDMPEDVVAKLAALCEERGIAVITKGMRKRLGGIDIALTMAAAGIAETGTIVVRSTDEEVRLATMVAETHIAVLPAGAVVADSYDLEDRMAEWMAGPDYTAFITGPSRTADIERVLALGVHGPLELHLLILEGN; translated from the coding sequence ATGCCGACTTCCCTTTCCCTCGTCGACCGTATGCAAGAGAAGGCCGTCCTGGCGGCCGCCGTCGTTTCCAAGGTCGCCTCCATGGACGAGGCCATCGCCTACGTGGCCGACGTGTGCGCCAACAAGGAAGCCTGCCAGATTCTGGCTTCGGGCTGCGCCGAGCCGCTTTCCGACACGGCCGAGGAACTTTGCCGCACCAAGCAGCAGAAAATCGTCTGTGCCCCGGACATGCCGGAAGACGTCGTGGCCAAGCTTGCCGCCCTGTGCGAGGAGCGCGGCATCGCCGTCATCACCAAGGGCATGCGCAAGCGCCTTGGCGGCATCGACATCGCCCTGACCATGGCCGCCGCCGGCATCGCCGAAACCGGCACCATTGTCGTGCGTTCCACCGACGAAGAAGTCCGTCTGGCCACCATGGTGGCCGAGACCCATATCGCCGTGCTGCCGGCCGGAGCCGTCGTCGCCGATTCCTACGACCTCGAGGACCGGATGGCCGAGTGGATGGCCGGGCCGGATTACACGGCGTTTATCACCGGGCCCAGCCGCACCGCCGACATCGAGCGCGTACTGGCCCTTGGCGTGCACGGCCCCCTGGAGCTGCACCTTCTCATCCTGGAGGGCAACTAG
- a CDS encoding transferase: protein MKQLQRILNNVINRTNINLRRSSIDVGPYVSGAVPQEKYAQFYAFYAVSTEHPLFFNFQCSSLAGSYFFGKCDVQHSVMYKCDVRGDELKSLSKGFSVDGTNVRLHSDEVIKIVDSFLNKTLIHSFSHDPEFPEEFLIKNTVALSYANIHGSPVMGSFLGPFCTIDLCTVQNSCIGAYAYVQVADLQPSVIEPGRIWIRNKSGDEFIYNYAPEIVSRYISVAPNERAKGLFMDFVDSHKRDFERVFGFLYASRPESYARGSFVSRYAVVKGETSIGENVLVAQRAYLENAYLGKGANAQENSYVVDSVLEGYDVTAHGAKIIGSRLGTNVFVGFNSFLRGTPEAPLTVGEGAVIVPHTIIDLVEPVTIPPGYVVWGYVTKQSDLATQAVSIEDFAKIDGEVAIGPMTFSGNGERFIRAFQHRIHHILHDNGAYYDGTDNLGHAQKTKNITYNLIQPYVEGGFKGVYPNIRIFPLCPDDLCM, encoded by the coding sequence ATGAAGCAGCTGCAACGAATTCTCAATAACGTCATCAACCGCACCAACATCAACCTGCGGCGCAGTTCCATCGACGTCGGCCCCTATGTCAGCGGCGCGGTTCCCCAGGAGAAGTACGCGCAGTTCTACGCGTTTTACGCCGTCTCCACCGAGCACCCCCTGTTCTTCAACTTCCAGTGCTCCTCCCTGGCCGGTTCCTACTTCTTCGGCAAGTGCGACGTGCAGCATTCCGTGATGTACAAATGCGACGTCCGCGGCGACGAACTCAAATCCCTGTCCAAGGGCTTCAGCGTGGACGGCACCAACGTCCGGCTGCACAGCGACGAGGTCATCAAGATCGTCGACAGCTTCCTCAACAAGACGCTCATCCACAGCTTCAGCCACGATCCCGAGTTTCCCGAGGAATTCCTCATCAAGAATACCGTGGCCCTGTCCTATGCCAACATCCATGGCTCCCCGGTCATGGGTTCCTTCCTGGGGCCTTTTTGCACCATCGACCTGTGCACCGTGCAAAACAGCTGCATCGGGGCCTACGCCTACGTCCAGGTGGCCGACTTGCAGCCCTCGGTGATCGAACCCGGGCGTATCTGGATTCGCAACAAATCCGGCGACGAGTTCATCTACAATTACGCGCCGGAAATCGTGTCCCGCTATATATCCGTCGCGCCGAACGAACGCGCCAAGGGACTGTTCATGGATTTTGTGGACAGCCACAAGCGCGATTTCGAACGGGTCTTCGGCTTCCTCTACGCCTCGCGGCCCGAATCCTACGCCCGTGGCTCCTTCGTCTCCCGCTATGCCGTGGTCAAGGGCGAAACCAGCATAGGCGAAAACGTCCTGGTGGCCCAACGCGCCTACCTGGAAAACGCCTATCTCGGCAAAGGGGCCAATGCCCAGGAAAACAGCTACGTGGTCGATTCGGTCCTCGAAGGCTACGACGTCACGGCCCACGGTGCCAAGATCATCGGCAGCCGGCTTGGCACCAACGTCTTCGTCGGCTTCAACTCCTTCCTGCGCGGCACGCCCGAAGCGCCGCTCACCGTGGGCGAAGGCGCGGTCATCGTGCCCCATACCATCATCGATTTGGTCGAACCCGTCACCATCCCGCCCGGATACGTTGTCTGGGGCTATGTGACCAAACAATCCGACCTAGCCACCCAGGCCGTGTCCATCGAGGATTTCGCCAAAATCGACGGCGAGGTCGCCATCGGCCCCATGACCTTCAGCGGCAACGGCGAACGCTTCATCCGTGCCTTCCAGCACCGCATCCACCACATCCTCCACGATAACGGGGCCTACTACGACGGCACGGACAACCTCGGCCACGCCCAGAAAACCAAAAACATTACCTACAACCTCATCCAGCCCTACGTGGAAGGCGGCTTCAAGGGTGTCTACCCGAACATACGCATCTTCCCCCTGTGTCCGGACGACCTCTGCATGTAG
- a CDS encoding LUD domain-containing protein: protein MQDAANLKDYRKQLREALENEFQRQALDKFAVAYRTSRSNAFAGIDAPELIAEIAAAKDAAVDHLPELFEEFKRHAEAAGTKVHWAATAHDANEIIGAIAKENGVRTVVKSKSMTAEEIHLNDHLEGQGLEVTETDLGEWIIQLRHEGPSHMVMPAIHLSRYQVADLFTEVTHKQQDVDIQKLVKVARRELRPKYCQADMGISGANFAIAATGSIGIITNEGNARLTTTLPRVHVALAGIDKLAPTLHEALRIIKCLPKNATGQAITSYVTWITGAVPAASAKDGKKVHHVVFLDNGRMAMARDPEFKQVLRCIRCGACANVCPIYRLVGGHKYGHVYIGAIGLVATYFFHGREKARNLVQNCLNCGACKAVCAAGIDLPTLIKEIHARIQDEEGHPLYSKAVGQVLKNRTLFHTMLKSARLAQKPVTGGTPFLRHLPMFLFKDHDFRALPAIADTAFRERWEKIRPRVDKADVKVALFSGCVQDFVYPEQMEAAVAVIASRPGVAMDYPMGQSCCGLPLMMLGEKKAAKELAAHNMNAIDAQGFDYIVTLCASCASYLKHGYKRLFKDDPAMAFKAAQFTDRVIDFSSFVHDVLGMADESFAGPAKDVTYHAPCHLCRGLGVTEAPRALLRDAGLNYLPAAEEDVCCGFGGSFSVKFPELSKELLRKKIDNLKATGATAMATDCPGCIMQIRGGFEHDGTTFEVRHVAEYLAERLKRK, encoded by the coding sequence ATGCAAGACGCCGCCAACCTCAAGGACTACCGCAAGCAGTTGCGGGAAGCCCTGGAAAACGAATTTCAGCGCCAGGCCCTGGACAAGTTCGCCGTGGCCTACCGCACCTCGCGTTCCAACGCCTTCGCCGGCATCGACGCTCCGGAGTTGATTGCCGAGATCGCCGCGGCCAAGGATGCCGCCGTGGACCATCTCCCCGAACTCTTCGAGGAATTCAAGCGCCACGCCGAAGCGGCCGGGACCAAGGTCCACTGGGCCGCCACGGCCCACGACGCCAACGAAATCATTGGTGCCATCGCCAAGGAAAACGGCGTGCGCACCGTGGTCAAGTCCAAGTCCATGACGGCCGAGGAAATCCACCTCAACGACCATCTCGAGGGACAGGGCCTGGAGGTCACCGAAACGGACCTTGGCGAATGGATCATCCAGCTGCGCCACGAAGGCCCCTCCCACATGGTCATGCCCGCCATCCACCTTTCCCGCTACCAGGTGGCCGACCTTTTCACCGAGGTCACCCACAAACAGCAGGACGTGGACATTCAAAAGCTGGTCAAGGTGGCCCGGCGCGAGCTGCGGCCCAAATACTGCCAGGCCGACATGGGCATTTCCGGGGCCAACTTCGCCATCGCCGCCACGGGCTCCATCGGCATCATTACCAACGAGGGCAACGCCCGGCTGACCACCACCCTGCCCCGGGTCCACGTGGCCCTGGCCGGCATCGACAAGTTGGCGCCGACGCTCCACGAGGCGCTTCGCATCATCAAGTGTCTGCCCAAAAACGCCACCGGCCAGGCGATCACCTCCTACGTCACCTGGATCACGGGCGCGGTGCCGGCGGCGAGCGCCAAGGACGGTAAGAAGGTCCACCACGTCGTCTTCCTGGACAACGGCCGCATGGCCATGGCCCGGGACCCGGAATTCAAGCAGGTGCTGCGCTGCATCCGCTGCGGGGCCTGCGCCAACGTCTGCCCCATCTACCGCCTCGTCGGCGGCCACAAGTACGGCCACGTCTACATCGGGGCCATCGGGCTCGTGGCCACCTACTTCTTCCACGGCCGGGAGAAGGCCAGGAATCTGGTGCAAAACTGCCTCAACTGCGGCGCGTGCAAGGCCGTGTGCGCGGCGGGCATCGATCTGCCGACGCTTATCAAGGAGATCCACGCCCGCATCCAGGACGAGGAAGGACATCCGCTCTATTCCAAGGCCGTGGGGCAGGTGCTTAAAAACCGCACGCTCTTCCACACCATGCTCAAATCGGCCCGTCTGGCCCAGAAGCCAGTGACCGGCGGCACGCCGTTTCTGCGCCATCTGCCCATGTTCCTCTTTAAGGACCACGACTTCCGGGCCCTTCCGGCCATCGCCGACACGGCCTTTCGGGAACGCTGGGAAAAAATCCGGCCCCGGGTGGACAAGGCCGACGTCAAGGTGGCGCTCTTCTCGGGCTGCGTGCAGGACTTCGTCTATCCCGAGCAGATGGAGGCGGCCGTGGCCGTCATCGCCAGCCGTCCCGGCGTGGCCATGGACTATCCCATGGGCCAGTCCTGCTGCGGGCTGCCGCTCATGATGCTCGGCGAAAAAAAGGCGGCCAAGGAGCTAGCCGCCCACAACATGAACGCCATCGACGCCCAGGGCTTCGACTACATCGTGACCCTTTGCGCCTCGTGCGCCTCCTACCTCAAGCACGGCTACAAGCGGCTGTTCAAGGACGATCCGGCCATGGCCTTCAAGGCCGCCCAGTTCACGGACCGGGTCATCGACTTCAGTTCCTTCGTCCACGATGTGCTCGGCATGGCGGACGAGTCCTTCGCCGGCCCGGCCAAGGACGTCACCTACCATGCGCCCTGCCACCTGTGCCGGGGACTGGGCGTGACCGAGGCCCCGCGCGCGCTGTTGCGGGACGCCGGGCTCAACTACCTGCCGGCGGCCGAGGAGGATGTGTGCTGTGGGTTTGGCGGCAGCTTCTCGGTCAAGTTCCCGGAGCTGTCCAAGGAACTTCTGCGCAAGAAAATCGACAACCTCAAGGCCACCGGCGCCACGGCCATGGCCACCGACTGCCCGGGCTGCATCATGCAGATTCGCGGCGGCTTCGAGCACGACGGCACGACCTTCGAGGTGCGCCACGTGGCCGAATATCTGGCCGAGCGCCTGAAGCGCAAATAA
- a CDS encoding response regulator, producing MAGKTVLLVDDEAGLTAVLAKRLTARGLTVKTAGSGEEGLSVLSDDKDIALAVLDINMPGLDGLETLKAIKSMRPEVEALILTGYPSVESALEGMRLGAYEFLSKPCDMEELYARVMEALARADAR from the coding sequence ATGGCGGGAAAAACGGTGCTTCTGGTCGACGACGAGGCGGGATTGACGGCTGTTCTGGCCAAGCGCCTGACGGCCCGGGGACTGACCGTGAAAACGGCCGGATCGGGCGAGGAAGGCCTGTCCGTCCTTAGTGACGACAAGGATATCGCCCTGGCCGTGCTCGACATCAACATGCCGGGCCTCGACGGCCTGGAAACCCTCAAGGCCATCAAGTCCATGCGCCCCGAAGTGGAGGCGCTCATCCTCACCGGCTATCCTTCAGTGGAAAGCGCCCTGGAAGGCATGCGCCTGGGGGCCTACGAATTTCTGTCCAAACCCTGCGACATGGAAGAGTTGTACGCACGGGTGATGGAGGCGCTGGCGCGCGCCGACGCCCGGTAA
- a CDS encoding thioredoxin domain-containing protein, with amino-acid sequence MSRKANRLINEKSPYLQQHAYNPVDWYPWGEEAFALAKAEDKPIFLSIGYSTCHWCHVMERESFEDEDIAALMRVIVVAIKVDREERPDLDTLFMTFCQALTGQGGWPLNVFLTPDGQPFFAGTYFPKESGMGRTGMRELLQRVHMAWQSNRQAVIGNAAQLLGAVRDQITSRDAAAPAEPGLAELEAAGKDLAAAFDAENGGFGGAPKFPAPHNLLLLLREYRRTGNKDQLAMVTATLSAMRRGGVYDQIGFGFHRYSTDAGWLVPHFEKMLYDQALCVMACVEAWQATGEAWLKETALEVLEYVRRDLTASPDGVFYSAEDADSEGVEGKFYVWTEAEIRAALPPEDARLVIDVYGIEAAGNFHDEATGVATGANILHLPRSLADAAAGMGTTVAALAARLETCRAALLAVREKRVRPLCDDKVLTDNNGLMLAALAKAARAFNDETLAARAVTAADFLLEKMALPGDRLLHRLRQGEAAVAGMLDDYAFLAWGLVELYQTVFAPRYLKRAVALTKAMIAHFGDADGGFFLSPDDGETLLLRQKTFYDAAVPSGNSVAFFVLTTLFRLTGEKSFREEAAKLAKAAGGRVAEHPSGFAFFLCGLSQMLAPAAEVTLAGNPDAADTHALARAIFDRYLPEVAVVLRPAGEDDPEIAAIAPYTRFQLPLGEAAAAHVCRAGSCQPPTANAATLLELLGADGGGR; translated from the coding sequence ATGTCGCGCAAAGCCAACCGCTTGATCAACGAAAAGAGCCCTTATTTGCAGCAGCATGCCTACAACCCCGTGGACTGGTATCCCTGGGGCGAGGAGGCTTTCGCCTTGGCCAAGGCCGAGGACAAGCCCATATTCCTGTCCATCGGCTATTCCACCTGCCACTGGTGCCATGTCATGGAGCGCGAGAGCTTCGAGGACGAGGACATCGCGGCTCTGATGCGGGTCATCGTGGTGGCAATCAAGGTCGACCGGGAGGAGCGCCCGGACCTGGACACGCTTTTCATGACGTTTTGCCAGGCGCTCACCGGCCAGGGCGGCTGGCCGCTGAATGTGTTCCTGACCCCGGACGGCCAGCCTTTTTTCGCCGGCACCTATTTCCCCAAGGAATCGGGGATGGGGCGCACCGGCATGCGCGAACTGCTCCAACGCGTCCACATGGCCTGGCAGAGCAACCGGCAGGCGGTCATCGGCAACGCGGCCCAGCTTCTCGGCGCGGTGCGTGACCAGATCACGAGCCGCGACGCAGCGGCCCCGGCCGAGCCCGGCTTGGCCGAACTGGAGGCCGCGGGCAAGGATCTGGCCGCCGCCTTTGATGCCGAAAACGGCGGCTTCGGCGGGGCGCCCAAGTTTCCCGCGCCGCACAATCTGCTGCTCTTGCTGCGCGAGTACCGCCGCACCGGCAACAAGGACCAACTGGCCATGGTCACGGCAACGCTTTCCGCCATGCGGCGCGGCGGCGTCTACGACCAGATCGGTTTCGGCTTTCACCGCTACAGCACCGATGCGGGTTGGCTGGTGCCCCATTTCGAAAAGATGCTTTACGACCAAGCCCTTTGCGTCATGGCCTGCGTCGAGGCCTGGCAGGCCACGGGCGAAGCCTGGCTCAAGGAAACGGCCCTCGAGGTCCTGGAGTACGTCCGGCGCGATTTGACGGCCAGTCCCGACGGCGTGTTCTACAGCGCCGAGGATGCGGACAGCGAAGGGGTCGAGGGCAAGTTCTACGTCTGGACCGAGGCGGAAATCCGTGCGGCGCTGCCGCCGGAGGATGCCCGGCTTGTCATCGACGTCTACGGCATCGAGGCGGCCGGCAATTTCCATGACGAGGCCACGGGCGTGGCCACCGGAGCCAACATTCTCCATCTGCCCAGGTCGCTGGCGGATGCGGCGGCGGGGATGGGCACGACCGTTGCCGCGCTGGCCGCGCGCCTGGAAACGTGCCGCGCCGCGCTGCTGGCCGTTCGGGAAAAGCGGGTACGCCCCCTTTGCGACGACAAGGTGCTGACGGACAACAACGGGCTGATGCTGGCCGCGTTAGCCAAGGCGGCCCGGGCGTTCAATGACGAGACGCTGGCCGCGCGGGCGGTTACGGCGGCGGATTTCCTCCTGGAAAAGATGGCTCTGCCCGGAGACCGGCTGTTGCACCGGCTGCGCCAGGGCGAGGCGGCCGTGGCGGGCATGCTCGACGACTACGCATTCTTGGCCTGGGGCCTTGTCGAACTCTACCAGACGGTGTTCGCGCCGCGGTACCTCAAGCGAGCCGTGGCCCTCACCAAGGCCATGATCGCCCATTTCGGCGACGCGGACGGCGGATTTTTCCTGTCTCCGGATGACGGCGAGACGCTCCTTTTGCGCCAGAAGACCTTCTACGATGCGGCCGTACCCTCGGGCAACAGCGTGGCTTTTTTCGTCCTGACCACGCTGTTTCGCCTGACCGGCGAGAAGTCGTTTCGGGAAGAGGCGGCAAAACTTGCCAAGGCGGCGGGGGGACGCGTGGCCGAGCACCCCTCGGGCTTTGCCTTTTTCCTTTGCGGCCTGTCCCAGATGCTGGCCCCGGCGGCCGAAGTGACCCTGGCCGGCAATCCCGACGCGGCCGACACCCATGCCCTGGCCCGGGCCATTTTCGACCGCTATCTGCCCGAAGTGGCGGTGGTGCTGCGCCCGGCCGGAGAGGATGACCCGGAAATCGCGGCCATTGCGCCTTATACTCGGTTCCAACTGCCCCTTGGCGAGGCGGCGGCGGCCCATGTCTGCCGGGCCGGCTCGTGCCAGCCGCCCACGGCCAACGCGGCGACTCTGCTTGAACTCCTTGGCGCGGACGGAGGTGGCCGGTGA
- a CDS encoding IS1595 family transposase, protein MARNIVQFQKGMSEDAFEAQFGTEEKCWAHLVQWRWPEGFVCPICGRDKYSLLIVGRRRLFQCSHCRTQTSVTAGTIFASTKVPLKKWFRAIYHLTQSKGGISSVELARRLGVTQTTAWKMSHKLMQVMLEREHQQRLTGRVEMDDAYLGGKRRGGKRGRGAPGKIPFIAAVETTKSGQPHKMKLCRVKGFRRNEVQRASQKILRSGTLVVTDRLPCFSEVQAAGCRHEPVQDSGRKAVQDSVFKWVNTMLGNVKSALLGTYRAVRGKHVSRYLASFGYRFNRRYDLATMLTRLAWVSLRTPPMPYRLLKLAEDCA, encoded by the coding sequence ATGGCAAGAAACATTGTGCAATTCCAGAAGGGTATGAGCGAAGATGCGTTTGAGGCGCAATTCGGCACCGAGGAGAAATGCTGGGCACACCTCGTGCAATGGCGTTGGCCCGAAGGATTCGTTTGTCCAATTTGCGGCAGGGATAAGTACTCGCTGCTTATTGTTGGCAGGCGACGGCTCTTTCAGTGCTCACATTGCCGTACGCAGACTTCGGTGACCGCTGGCACAATCTTCGCTTCCACCAAAGTTCCCCTCAAGAAGTGGTTCCGCGCCATTTATCACCTCACTCAAAGCAAGGGCGGCATCTCCAGTGTCGAATTAGCCCGCAGACTTGGTGTCACGCAAACGACGGCCTGGAAAATGTCTCACAAGCTGATGCAGGTCATGCTCGAACGTGAACACCAGCAACGTCTCACCGGCCGCGTAGAGATGGACGATGCTTACCTTGGCGGTAAACGACGTGGTGGGAAACGTGGACGTGGTGCCCCAGGAAAAATTCCGTTTATTGCGGCAGTTGAAACGACAAAAAGTGGACAACCACACAAGATGAAGCTGTGCCGAGTCAAAGGTTTTCGGCGTAATGAGGTGCAGCGGGCATCTCAGAAAATCTTGCGTTCCGGGACATTGGTGGTGACGGACCGGTTGCCATGTTTTTCCGAGGTCCAGGCTGCGGGCTGTCGGCACGAACCCGTTCAAGACAGTGGCCGCAAGGCTGTGCAGGACTCAGTATTTAAGTGGGTCAACACCATGCTTGGCAATGTGAAGTCAGCATTATTGGGAACATATCGTGCCGTGAGAGGCAAACATGTGTCGCGCTATCTGGCCTCGTTCGGATATCGATTCAATCGCCGTTATGACTTGGCGACAATGCTCACGCGGTTGGCCTGGGTCTCCTTGCGGACGCCGCCCATGCCTTACAGACTGCTCAAACTGGCTGAGGATTGTGCGTAA
- a CDS encoding response regulator: MTMKTVLLVDDEENLRFALSSWLTKQGLSVLTAASGEEAIDIVRRDPAVAVAVLDVNMPGLNGIETLTALKSMRPELESIIVTGYPTVEYALEGMRLGAVEYLSKPCDIHHLFEVVQKALSRAANNPRFASDGSNAADPAETRG; the protein is encoded by the coding sequence ATGACCATGAAAACCGTTTTGCTGGTCGATGACGAGGAAAACCTCCGATTCGCGCTCTCGAGCTGGCTGACCAAGCAGGGGCTCTCGGTGCTGACCGCCGCCTCCGGCGAGGAAGCCATCGACATCGTGCGCCGCGACCCGGCCGTGGCCGTGGCCGTGCTCGACGTCAACATGCCGGGCTTAAACGGCATCGAAACGCTCACGGCGCTCAAATCCATGCGCCCCGAACTCGAATCGATCATCGTCACCGGCTACCCCACCGTGGAATACGCCCTGGAAGGCATGCGCCTGGGAGCCGTGGAGTACTTAAGCAAGCCCTGCGATATCCACCACCTCTTCGAGGTGGTGCAAAAGGCGCTGTCCCGGGCGGCCAACAACCCGCGTTTTGCCAGCGACGGCTCCAACGCGGCCGATCCGGCGGAGACCAGGGGATGA
- a CDS encoding methyl-accepting chemotaxis protein yields the protein MRSKIRLSTKLVLSFGLLIILLIFSNVTAIYLLSNTNSKIIDLSENWLPSVDAISNIQNSIDTLYRTELMHILSTDKASIEKYDAMIVSIDKEMSGYIATYEKLISSDNERSIFNQFEKDFSQYKTVATRLLDLSRQNENEKAKTLAEGESQELFAKVTEEMGKLVKINKEGAKASAIAGNTAYIQGRTMLIILAIASTLIGLAVCAVIIRGVSRQLGEDPAYLYEVASRIAAGEMDIRFNDHTGDGGVFAVLKQMVENLKLKIAEADGKTAEAAEEAQKAHQATEAADKARLEAENAKAEGMLQAAQRLSSVVDILSSASQQLSAQVEQSSQGAEDQSRRLGETATAMEEMNATVLEVAKNASQAAETSAQARGKAEDGSNAVSQMVAFMEQINTNSRQSLEDMGILGKQAENIGQILNVISDIADQTNLLALNAAIEAARAGEAGRGFAVVADEVRKLAEKTMTATKEVGEAIGGIQSGTRKNYDNVAQSVDAIGEATTLAGKSGEMLHEIVSLVDASADQVRSIATASEQQSSASEEINRSVEEVNRIASETMDALRQSSQAVGELAQQAQELNTMVQEMQGSGGAGTGPKSLPHAGRRRALT from the coding sequence ATGCGCTCAAAAATACGCCTCTCGACGAAGCTCGTCCTTTCTTTCGGTTTACTGATAATATTGCTCATTTTTAGCAATGTCACGGCCATATATCTCCTATCAAACACCAATTCCAAGATCATAGACCTCTCAGAAAATTGGCTTCCAAGTGTGGATGCCATCTCAAATATCCAAAATTCAATTGATACTTTATACCGGACGGAATTGATGCACATTCTTTCCACCGACAAGGCCAGTATAGAAAAATACGATGCAATGATAGTTTCCATTGATAAAGAAATGAGTGGTTACATTGCAACGTACGAAAAACTCATCAGTTCAGACAATGAGCGCAGCATCTTCAACCAATTTGAAAAGGATTTTTCCCAGTATAAAACAGTAGCCACACGTCTCCTGGACCTCTCGCGCCAAAATGAAAATGAAAAAGCGAAAACACTGGCCGAAGGAGAATCTCAAGAGCTTTTTGCCAAAGTGACCGAGGAGATGGGCAAGCTCGTCAAGATCAATAAGGAAGGCGCCAAGGCTTCGGCCATCGCCGGCAACACGGCTTACATCCAGGGCCGCACCATGCTCATCATACTTGCGATCGCCTCCACGCTGATCGGCCTGGCCGTATGCGCCGTGATCATACGCGGCGTTTCGCGCCAGCTCGGCGAGGACCCGGCCTATCTGTACGAAGTGGCCAGCCGCATCGCGGCCGGCGAGATGGATATTCGCTTCAACGACCACACGGGCGACGGCGGGGTCTTCGCCGTGCTCAAGCAGATGGTGGAGAACCTGAAGCTGAAGATCGCGGAAGCGGACGGAAAGACGGCCGAAGCGGCCGAGGAAGCCCAAAAGGCCCATCAAGCCACCGAAGCCGCCGACAAAGCCCGTCTCGAGGCCGAAAACGCCAAGGCCGAAGGCATGTTGCAGGCGGCCCAGCGCCTGTCCTCGGTGGTCGATATTCTCTCCTCGGCCTCGCAGCAGCTTTCGGCCCAGGTCGAGCAATCCAGCCAGGGCGCGGAAGACCAGTCGCGACGGCTGGGCGAGACGGCCACGGCCATGGAGGAAATGAATGCCACGGTGCTGGAAGTGGCCAAAAACGCTTCCCAGGCCGCAGAAACCTCGGCTCAGGCCCGGGGCAAGGCCGAGGACGGCTCGAACGCCGTAAGCCAAATGGTCGCCTTCATGGAACAGATCAACACCAATTCCCGCCAATCCCTGGAAGACATGGGCATTTTGGGCAAGCAGGCGGAAAACATCGGCCAGATTTTAAACGTCATTTCCGACATCGCCGACCAGACCAACCTGCTGGCCCTCAATGCCGCCATTGAGGCGGCTCGGGCCGGCGAGGCCGGACGCGGCTTCGCCGTGGTCGCCGACGAGGTGAGAAAGCTCGCCGAAAAGACCATGACCGCCACCAAGGAAGTCGGCGAGGCCATCGGCGGCATCCAATCCGGCACCCGCAAAAACTACGACAACGTGGCCCAGTCGGTCGATGCCATCGGCGAGGCCACCACCCTGGCCGGCAAGTCCGGGGAGATGCTGCACGAGATCGTCAGCCTGGTCGACGCCAGCGCCGATCAGGTCCGCTCCATCGCCACGGCCTCGGAACAACAGTCCTCGGCCAGCGAGGAAATCAACCGCTCGGTCGAGGAGGTCAACCGCATCGCCTCGGAAACCATGGATGCCCTGCGCCAGTCCTCCCAGGCCGTGGGTGAGTTGGCCCAGCAAGCCCAGGAACTCAACACCATGGTCCAGGAGATGCAAGGATCGGGCGGCGCGGGCACAGGCCCCAAGTCCCTGCCCCACGCCGGCCGCCGCCGCGCTCTGACATAA